One region of Halalkalicoccus tibetensis genomic DNA includes:
- a CDS encoding dihydrodipicolinate synthase family protein — MPLLDAASESVLCPVVSPLNDGEIDQEALARTTEFILDGGVDGMYPCGSTGEFASLTPDQRQQVIQTVSQHAGDAPVIAAAAGTSTEETLSRVEDANRAGADAAAVVAPYFHSANQAEGTLQFFEIIADQTSLPLFLYNIPMHVGTGISAQTVKTLAEHDSIQGMKDTSGDFLYFLRVDKLTPDEFLLFQGFDSLLVPSLRTGSNGGIHALANVIPEVFSEIVECAHTERGMYLQQEAVAPLLELCLEYGIAPAMKTALVHQDVIPTDDVKTPLVPLSSEEKSEIHDAVDHAQGMLMD; from the coding sequence ATGCCACTACTTGACGCGGCTAGCGAAAGTGTACTGTGCCCTGTAGTAAGTCCACTCAACGATGGCGAAATCGATCAGGAGGCGCTTGCAAGGACAACAGAGTTCATTCTTGATGGAGGTGTCGATGGAATGTATCCTTGCGGCTCTACAGGTGAATTCGCGAGTCTTACGCCTGATCAGCGTCAGCAGGTAATCCAAACTGTCTCACAACATGCTGGTGATGCACCTGTGATTGCGGCGGCAGCCGGTACAAGCACCGAGGAGACACTGTCCCGAGTTGAAGACGCAAATAGAGCTGGTGCTGATGCAGCAGCAGTTGTCGCTCCCTACTTTCATTCGGCAAATCAAGCGGAGGGGACACTGCAGTTCTTCGAAATAATTGCTGATCAGACATCGCTCCCTCTGTTTTTGTACAATATCCCTATGCACGTTGGAACCGGCATCAGTGCCCAGACCGTCAAGACACTTGCAGAACATGATTCGATTCAAGGGATGAAAGACACAAGTGGTGACTTTTTATACTTTCTCAGAGTAGACAAACTCACCCCAGATGAATTCTTGCTGTTTCAGGGATTCGATTCACTGTTAGTACCGTCACTTCGAACTGGTTCAAATGGGGGCATACATGCATTAGCAAACGTAATTCCTGAGGTGTTTTCGGAAATAGTCGAGTGTGCCCATACTGAACGAGGCATGTACTTACAACAAGAAGCGGTAGCACCTCTTCTTGAACTCTGTCTCGAATATGGTATCGCACCTGCGATGAAAACGGCGTTAGTTCATCAAGATGTAATCCCAACAGACGATGTCAAGACTCCTTTAGTTCCTCTCAGTAGTGAAGAGAAATCAGAAATTCACGACGCTGTTGATCACGCCCAAGGTATGTTAATGGATTAA
- a CDS encoding enolase C-terminal domain-like protein, whose amino-acid sequence MEITGVTTTKVSNESWGEFVEFPLLTIMNKYDEYRNVDGSNPEARRKWMGPVGDVVVEIETDTDITGVGIANWATGAIATVIDETLSKLVIGEDPLQREKLWELMYRATLPFGRKGIAIDAISAVDTALWDIAGKEANKPVYELLGGPVKDEIPCYASNLHPVDFDTLEQEALEYVEKGFDTMKMRFRHGPEAGRAGMKENEKIVATVRDAVGDDIDIAADAYMGWTVRYAKKMTKRLERYEMAWIEEPVMADNIEGYAEVREAAPMPISGGEHEFTRWGHKDLLEKEAVDILQPDVGRVGGISEMKKIADMAETYDIPVIPHAGTNPTLHLIAASTNAPMAEYFPIPEWYKEQQDGDSTYADAIFENPPSPDDGMIPLPDSPGVGAELNREALEHFALE is encoded by the coding sequence ATGGAGATTACAGGCGTTACAACAACTAAGGTCAGCAATGAATCGTGGGGCGAATTCGTTGAATTCCCCTTGCTCACAATCATGAATAAGTACGACGAATACCGCAACGTAGACGGGAGCAATCCAGAGGCTCGTCGGAAATGGATGGGGCCCGTGGGCGATGTCGTCGTTGAGATCGAAACAGACACAGATATTACAGGAGTTGGTATCGCTAACTGGGCGACTGGTGCAATTGCTACGGTTATTGATGAAACACTTTCGAAGCTTGTTATCGGTGAGGATCCACTTCAGCGCGAGAAACTCTGGGAGCTCATGTACCGGGCGACGCTTCCCTTCGGGCGCAAGGGGATAGCCATTGATGCGATTAGCGCAGTCGATACCGCGCTATGGGACATCGCCGGAAAAGAAGCTAACAAACCCGTCTACGAACTTCTGGGTGGACCAGTCAAAGATGAAATCCCATGTTATGCGAGTAATCTCCACCCAGTTGACTTCGACACACTCGAGCAAGAGGCGCTCGAATACGTCGAAAAAGGGTTCGACACAATGAAAATGCGATTCCGGCATGGACCGGAAGCTGGCCGCGCTGGGATGAAAGAAAACGAGAAAATTGTTGCAACAGTCCGCGATGCAGTTGGTGATGATATTGATATCGCTGCTGACGCCTACATGGGTTGGACAGTACGTTATGCGAAGAAGATGACGAAGCGTCTAGAACGGTATGAAATGGCGTGGATCGAGGAGCCAGTAATGGCCGACAATATCGAAGGATATGCAGAAGTGCGCGAAGCTGCTCCGATGCCGATCTCCGGCGGTGAGCATGAGTTCACTCGGTGGGGCCACAAGGATCTATTGGAGAAGGAAGCAGTCGATATTCTTCAACCCGACGTCGGTCGGGTCGGTGGCATTAGTGAAATGAAGAAAATCGCAGACATGGCAGAAACCTACGATATCCCAGTTATTCCGCACGCAGGAACGAATCCAACGCTGCATCTCATTGCCGCCTCAACGAATGCACCGATGGCAGAATACTTCCCCATTCCTGAGTGGTACAAAGAACAACAAGATGGCGACTCAACGTACGCTGACGCTATCTTCGAGAATCCTCCGTCACCAGACGACGGCATGATTCCACTACCGGATTCACCAGGTGTCGGCGCTGAACTAAATCGGGAGGCACTCGAGCATTTCGCTCTTGAGTAA
- a CDS encoding LLM class flavin-dependent oxidoreductase: MSEDISLEYNIPVFAGAPENGNEPVHRDTPQYESLDWDTTKEGILRAEELGFDAVWAPDHLMLGRNHAEYECWTLLSAIAGFTDNVNIGSLVLSNDYRNPALVAKMAATLDVISDGRLELGLGAGWHEPEYDAYGWEYRDGFERLMRLDESIRLMKTMWTENESSFEGDRYKIDGAYCEPGPVQDPHPPILVGGTGEEVTLKLVAKHADVWNTDVFNGDTETLKQKISVIEEHCETVGRDPDEIEYSWDGHVICTRDQKELDELLDLMLPIQFEDEYVDQSDIESEADARDYFIIGTPEECIEAIERRIDIGVTKFQFWFVDFPSTSGIELFAEEVMPTFQ; this comes from the coding sequence ATGAGTGAAGACATCTCACTCGAGTATAACATCCCCGTATTTGCAGGCGCCCCCGAAAACGGAAATGAACCTGTCCACCGAGATACACCTCAATACGAATCGTTAGATTGGGACACAACAAAAGAAGGCATTCTTAGAGCCGAAGAACTAGGTTTCGATGCTGTCTGGGCACCAGATCACTTAATGCTCGGCCGAAACCACGCTGAATACGAGTGTTGGACACTTCTTAGCGCAATTGCGGGGTTCACTGATAATGTAAACATTGGCTCTCTTGTTCTGAGCAATGACTATCGGAACCCAGCTCTCGTGGCTAAAATGGCTGCGACGCTAGACGTCATCTCAGATGGAAGGCTCGAGCTTGGACTCGGTGCTGGTTGGCACGAACCTGAGTACGACGCATACGGATGGGAGTATCGTGATGGGTTTGAGCGGTTGATGCGACTCGATGAATCGATTCGGCTTATGAAAACGATGTGGACCGAAAATGAATCCTCATTTGAGGGTGACCGATACAAGATAGATGGGGCATACTGTGAACCAGGCCCTGTCCAAGACCCACATCCACCAATTCTTGTTGGCGGAACTGGAGAAGAAGTGACGCTCAAACTTGTTGCCAAACATGCGGACGTATGGAATACGGATGTCTTCAACGGTGATACGGAGACGCTAAAACAGAAGATCAGTGTGATTGAGGAGCACTGTGAAACTGTCGGGCGTGATCCTGATGAAATTGAGTACTCCTGGGATGGCCACGTAATCTGCACTCGTGACCAAAAAGAGCTCGATGAGTTGCTTGATCTTATGCTTCCGATACAATTTGAAGACGAATATGTAGATCAGTCTGATATCGAATCTGAGGCAGACGCCCGTGATTACTTTATTATAGGGACACCGGAGGAATGTATCGAAGCTATCGAACGGCGTATTGATATCGGTGTCACAAAGTTCCAATTCTGGTTTGTTGATTTTCCATCCACGAGTGGAATTGAATTGTTTGCTGAGGAGGTTATGCCGACTTTTCAGTAA
- a CDS encoding sodium:solute symporter family transporter, whose translation MQAVGSPTLVATEWLALAVFVSSLIVFGVYMRQNTVDSASTFLADRSLPPWIQAFSTVATNLNANDFIGLAGFAYAFGIIALMTPISTAIGIVVVTIAVIPFIREIEAFSLGEWLNTRFASPVGEAYDFIWTFVWMFINMGLYIYAGSLVLNTLLGWDLWFSVGVVVFIGTAYTLLGGFGAVAGSDTIQFVLMFVPLALLLPMSLDLVGGISGLVEGVQANQATMTPSEHPLLADFPFGGTVAVVLLYLGFITQSISYWGAESQILQRPLSAESSESAQVGFLYTGIWYAILVPLFILIPGVIAAALYPDLGVSDEAMPMLIRDTMPPGLYGVIIVGLIAGVLSSVDSQLNNFQTLLTERVYRRFVAPDREPQHYVTVSRIAGIIFVVLSVGMAYYFSLQDSMYLVAQSLLVTIMPTFAAVAIVGGLWDRATTTGAIVAIIFGFIFSIYLGFTLGHEATYVRSLYSLLSIMLVAVVVSIITTPREEEIPTEFGSTISDKSKPTISRKVKRAALATTALALLTFVGGVIIFGGI comes from the coding sequence ATGCAAGCAGTAGGCTCGCCAACGTTAGTTGCAACAGAGTGGTTAGCATTAGCAGTGTTTGTCTCATCACTCATTGTATTTGGTGTATACATGCGGCAAAACACAGTTGACTCAGCGAGTACATTCTTAGCTGACCGTTCCCTTCCACCATGGATACAAGCATTCTCTACGGTCGCAACAAACCTGAACGCCAACGACTTCATTGGTTTGGCCGGCTTTGCTTATGCATTCGGTATTATCGCACTTATGACTCCGATCTCAACTGCGATCGGGATCGTGGTTGTGACTATTGCAGTTATTCCCTTTATCCGCGAAATTGAGGCGTTCTCGTTAGGAGAATGGCTTAATACACGGTTTGCGAGCCCAGTTGGAGAAGCGTATGACTTTATTTGGACATTTGTCTGGATGTTTATCAATATGGGGTTGTATATCTATGCAGGGTCGTTAGTACTGAACACACTACTAGGGTGGGATCTCTGGTTCTCAGTTGGTGTTGTAGTGTTCATTGGAACTGCTTACACATTGCTAGGCGGATTCGGTGCAGTAGCTGGATCCGACACGATCCAATTCGTACTCATGTTTGTGCCGCTTGCTCTCCTCCTTCCGATGTCGCTGGATTTGGTTGGAGGGATTTCTGGATTGGTTGAGGGGGTTCAAGCAAACCAAGCTACAATGACCCCCTCTGAACATCCACTCTTAGCAGACTTCCCATTCGGAGGGACGGTCGCTGTCGTCCTTCTCTATCTTGGATTCATTACTCAATCAATCTCGTACTGGGGTGCAGAATCGCAAATTCTGCAGCGGCCACTCTCTGCAGAGAGTTCTGAATCTGCGCAAGTCGGATTCCTGTATACCGGTATCTGGTATGCAATTCTCGTTCCACTCTTTATATTGATTCCTGGAGTTATCGCAGCCGCACTGTATCCAGATCTCGGAGTATCTGACGAAGCAATGCCAATGCTAATCCGCGATACAATGCCACCTGGTCTCTATGGAGTGATAATTGTCGGATTGATAGCGGGCGTCCTGTCAAGCGTTGACTCTCAGCTCAATAACTTCCAAACGCTACTAACGGAACGTGTATACCGGCGATTCGTTGCTCCGGATCGAGAACCTCAGCATTACGTGACTGTCAGCCGTATAGCAGGTATTATTTTTGTGGTACTGTCCGTTGGTATGGCGTATTATTTCTCGCTACAGGATTCCATGTATTTGGTTGCTCAGTCGCTTCTGGTGACCATTATGCCGACATTTGCTGCCGTTGCTATCGTCGGAGGTCTCTGGGATAGAGCCACAACAACTGGTGCGATAGTTGCAATCATCTTCGGATTCATATTTAGTATCTATCTTGGATTTACTTTGGGACACGAGGCAACCTATGTGAGGTCCCTCTACTCGCTACTTTCGATTATGTTAGTGGCTGTCGTTGTGAGTATTATTACAACCCCGCGAGAAGAGGAGATTCCCACTGAATTTGGCTCTACAATTAGCGATAAGAGCAAACCCACTATTTCACGAAAAGTCAAGCGTGCTGCCTTAGCAACGACAGCACTAGCACTGCTGACGTTTGTTGGGGGAGTCATCATTTTTGGAGGGATCTAA
- a CDS encoding IclR family transcriptional regulator, translated as MERDDTPVKATKITFEIIDLLRQWDGAGVSEIANYLEKPTSTVHDHLQTLESEEYLINDNGVYRIGARFLELGEQARSRMKVYHLARPEVDNLAEETGNHSNFMIEEHGRGIFMYKAKGENAVRLDTRVGMRVYLQTTALGKTILAHRPTEEVENIVERHGLPAITENTITDRDQLFAELAQIKERGYAIDDEERVQGMRCIAAPIIDEEGEAVAAVSVSGPKNRFQGEYLETTVPNLVLESSNVIEVNLTYT; from the coding sequence ATGGAAAGAGATGACACACCTGTGAAAGCGACCAAGATCACATTCGAAATCATTGATCTGCTGCGCCAATGGGATGGTGCTGGTGTATCGGAGATCGCCAATTATCTTGAGAAGCCCACTAGTACAGTACATGATCATTTGCAAACACTTGAATCGGAAGAATACCTCATTAATGACAACGGTGTCTATCGAATCGGTGCTAGATTTCTTGAGTTAGGTGAACAGGCCCGATCGCGCATGAAGGTCTATCATTTAGCTCGCCCAGAAGTCGATAACCTTGCTGAAGAAACCGGTAATCACTCGAATTTTATGATTGAGGAACATGGCCGTGGTATCTTTATGTATAAAGCGAAAGGCGAGAACGCAGTACGTCTTGACACACGTGTTGGTATGCGTGTATACCTCCAAACTACAGCCCTCGGCAAAACTATCTTAGCTCATCGTCCAACAGAGGAAGTCGAAAATATTGTTGAGCGCCATGGTCTCCCAGCGATCACCGAGAACACGATTACAGATCGAGATCAGTTATTTGCGGAGCTAGCTCAGATCAAAGAGCGTGGGTATGCGATTGATGATGAGGAGCGAGTACAAGGGATGCGTTGCATTGCTGCACCGATTATAGATGAGGAGGGCGAAGCTGTTGCAGCTGTAAGTGTCTCCGGGCCAAAAAATCGATTCCAAGGCGAATATCTTGAAACAACGGTTCCGAACCTAGTCCTGGAGAGTTCTAACGTCATAGAAGTAAATCTTACATACACATAA
- a CDS encoding helix-turn-helix transcriptional regulator, producing MHDLTGFQRDLLWAIGGLNEPHGLALKDVLEEYYGTEIHHGRLYPNLDTLVEKGVVKKGELDQRTNKYTLTDRGRRELRARRDWEDQYVAGLEGVESEAN from the coding sequence GTGCACGATCTGACTGGGTTCCAGCGCGATCTTCTGTGGGCAATTGGGGGACTCAACGAACCGCATGGGCTTGCACTCAAGGACGTTCTCGAGGAGTACTACGGGACCGAGATCCATCATGGGCGTCTGTATCCAAACCTCGATACACTCGTCGAGAAGGGAGTAGTGAAAAAGGGCGAGCTCGACCAGCGAACGAACAAGTATACGCTTACCGATCGGGGTCGTCGCGAGCTTCGAGCACGCCGTGACTGGGAGGATCAGTATGTTGCTGGGCTGGAGGGTGTTGAGTCTGAGGCCAACTGA
- a CDS encoding helix-turn-helix domain-containing protein, whose amino-acid sequence MGEPPDRLTVETVGELLEDEYARAILAETSREPLSADELAERCDASSPTIYRRINRLQEFDMLREQQTLSTDGHHYRRFSARLERVTIELQDGNYTISVDRTDSDAVDRLTKLYEDLR is encoded by the coding sequence ATGGGGGAGCCTCCCGACCGACTGACCGTCGAAACCGTCGGTGAGTTGCTCGAAGACGAGTACGCTCGGGCGATCCTCGCCGAGACGAGCCGGGAGCCGCTGTCAGCGGATGAGCTTGCCGAGCGATGTGATGCATCGTCGCCGACGATCTACCGCCGAATCAATCGGCTACAAGAGTTCGACATGCTCCGTGAACAACAAACCCTGAGTACGGATGGCCACCACTATCGACGCTTTTCGGCTCGTCTGGAGCGCGTAACGATAGAACTCCAAGACGGGAACTACACGATATCCGTCGATCGAACCGATAGTGATGCAGTCGATCGATTGACCAAACTCTACGAGGATCTCAGATGA
- a CDS encoding ABC transporter ATP-binding protein, giving the protein MAAIRLDGLTKRYGDHVAIDDLDLTVPEGDAFGFLGPNGAGKSTTIDILLDYVRPSEGTATVLGCDAQRDAREIHERIGVLPEGYDLYDRLTGYEHLRLPADLKGINVDADRVLDRIGLSDVDADRPVGTYSTGMCQRLALGMATVGDPELLVLDEPTSGLDPHGISLLKQLITEEVTRGTTVFLSSHGLEHVAATCDRVGIIEDGQLMTVAVIDDHDVSLAALFDRHTSTSLPERENPQSVSGGL; this is encoded by the coding sequence ATGGCAGCGATCAGGCTGGACGGGCTCACTAAACGCTACGGCGATCACGTCGCTATCGATGACCTCGACCTCACCGTACCAGAGGGAGACGCGTTCGGCTTTCTCGGCCCGAACGGCGCTGGAAAATCGACCACGATCGATATCCTCCTCGATTACGTTCGTCCTTCCGAGGGAACGGCAACTGTTCTTGGCTGTGACGCCCAGCGCGACGCTCGTGAGATTCACGAACGGATCGGCGTACTGCCCGAAGGATACGATCTCTACGATCGGCTGACCGGGTACGAACACCTTCGTCTTCCAGCCGACCTCAAAGGGATCAACGTCGATGCGGACCGGGTCCTCGATCGGATCGGTCTCTCCGATGTGGATGCCGACCGCCCAGTCGGGACATACTCGACGGGAATGTGCCAGCGATTGGCACTGGGAATGGCAACGGTCGGGGACCCGGAGTTGCTCGTGCTTGACGAGCCGACGAGTGGGCTGGATCCACACGGCATCTCGCTGCTGAAACAGCTCATCACCGAAGAGGTCACGCGCGGAACGACGGTGTTTCTCTCGAGTCACGGCCTCGAACACGTCGCAGCGACCTGTGATCGCGTCGGGATCATCGAGGACGGACAGCTGATGACCGTCGCTGTGATCGATGACCACGACGTATCACTCGCTGCCCTGTTCGACCGGCATACGTCTACCTCGCTCCCCGAGCGAGAGAACCCACAGTCGGTGTCGGGAGGTCTCTGA
- a CDS encoding ABC transporter permease: MLVVARKELRHISRSRAARTVLVALLVSVIVVFQVVARDGGPSSATAAVDNLGLPFQLLVPLAAILVGCFTVSGERASGSLRVLLGLPLSRTEVVLGKLFGGLSALAIGIIVTIGFTVPVSLVTFGSVPVTSLAGLGATTVLFAFAFGGLSIGISAAAATRKISIAAIVGGYMTMTFLWEPIVAGIYHVATQALPSSTVTPWIPLLERLNPIEAYADVATTLGGTSVYPLRITYGLLERDPGTPLSDHVDGTVAGYLVEPFLVAVLCAWMLVPVLFGVLRLRDADLN, from the coding sequence GTGCTCGTCGTCGCACGGAAGGAACTCCGGCACATCTCTCGATCGCGAGCAGCACGGACGGTTCTCGTTGCGCTCCTCGTCAGCGTGATTGTCGTCTTTCAGGTGGTAGCACGGGATGGCGGACCTTCATCGGCCACAGCCGCGGTCGACAACCTCGGACTTCCGTTTCAACTGCTCGTTCCTCTCGCGGCCATCCTCGTCGGCTGTTTTACCGTCTCCGGTGAACGCGCGTCCGGGAGCCTCAGAGTGCTTCTCGGCCTGCCACTGTCTCGCACTGAGGTCGTACTGGGCAAACTTTTCGGAGGACTGAGTGCGCTCGCGATCGGCATCATCGTGACGATCGGGTTCACAGTCCCGGTAAGCCTCGTAACGTTTGGATCCGTTCCAGTGACATCGCTCGCGGGACTCGGCGCCACCACGGTTCTGTTCGCATTCGCGTTCGGTGGTCTCTCGATCGGCATCTCGGCGGCGGCTGCTACTCGAAAGATATCGATCGCCGCCATCGTCGGTGGATACATGACGATGACGTTCCTCTGGGAACCCATCGTCGCCGGGATATACCACGTGGCGACGCAAGCGCTCCCGAGCAGTACCGTCACACCGTGGATTCCACTCCTCGAACGTCTGAATCCGATCGAGGCGTACGCTGACGTCGCAACCACGCTGGGTGGCACTTCGGTGTATCCGTTACGTATCACGTACGGGCTGCTCGAACGCGACCCTGGCACGCCGCTCAGCGATCATGTCGATGGAACTGTTGCTGGATATCTCGTTGAGCCGTTCTTGGTCGCCGTTCTGTGTGCGTGGATGCTAGTCCCGGTTCTGTTCGGCGTACTCCGACTTCGGGACGCTGATTTGAACTGA
- a CDS encoding ArsR family transcriptional regulator encodes MSTLEHRHDRNNDELDPIEAMSVLNTTTRKNIIGVIVGHPTSMPSKKELTYYLPEIPDSTISSNLSVLEDAGIIASASHERIDLERGEPYRFFRLTDAARKLFDRNDLFEEAAYKNLIEQTEKTDQIREAESASRPDFN; translated from the coding sequence ATGAGCACACTTGAACACCGTCACGACCGAAACAACGACGAACTTGATCCCATCGAGGCGATGAGTGTGCTCAATACCACGACACGGAAAAACATCATTGGTGTGATCGTCGGCCATCCCACGAGTATGCCCTCAAAGAAAGAACTCACGTACTATCTCCCTGAGATCCCGGACTCGACGATTTCATCGAACCTGAGCGTCCTTGAAGACGCAGGTATTATCGCATCTGCATCTCACGAACGAATAGACTTAGAGAGGGGAGAACCATATCGATTCTTCCGACTCACCGATGCCGCTCGCAAATTATTCGACCGAAATGATCTCTTTGAGGAGGCCGCATACAAGAACCTCATCGAACAGACCGAGAAGACTGACCAGATTCGGGAGGCTGAATCAGCTTCCCGTCCAGATTTCAACTAA
- a CDS encoding phosphatase PAP2 family protein: protein MSRGIGEVEAVRDAVPEHLFPIAELVTRFGDVSTLVAVTIAAALVLDRDRGLSLFGTVIGGFALLTGLKAAFGLPRPPTELHLIATETTGFPSGHALGATLVYGGLVCLVRLGTKRTRFAAAGVSIVLISLSRLVLGVHYLIDSIAGVLIAGGYLWILKRYMKYDPRSTLRIGAGLGIIALLTGVVFGPTLQTACTGAICFDTHTAQVAMAGVGAAGAWALGQTYGLQPVGFGILALGGLFGGIVIPIDLGLLSNLVATALGAGAVVIAIEYGSIHRGMVSLHRWLT from the coding sequence ATGAGCCGTGGCATCGGTGAAGTCGAGGCAGTTCGGGATGCGGTCCCCGAGCACCTTTTTCCGATCGCCGAGCTCGTCACTCGATTCGGGGACGTCTCGACGCTCGTAGCCGTGACGATCGCCGCGGCCCTCGTGCTTGACCGGGACCGGGGATTGTCCTTGTTCGGTACCGTGATCGGTGGGTTCGCGCTACTAACGGGCCTCAAGGCGGCTTTCGGACTCCCGCGACCGCCGACTGAGCTACACCTAATTGCCACCGAGACGACTGGTTTTCCGAGCGGGCATGCCCTCGGCGCGACACTCGTCTATGGTGGGTTGGTATGTCTCGTCCGGCTCGGGACCAAACGGACGCGGTTCGCGGCAGCCGGCGTCAGTATCGTGCTGATCTCGCTTTCGCGTCTCGTTCTCGGTGTCCACTACCTCATCGACTCGATCGCCGGAGTGCTGATCGCAGGCGGATATCTGTGGATACTGAAACGGTACATGAAGTACGATCCACGATCGACCCTCCGTATCGGGGCCGGGCTTGGAATCATCGCACTTTTGACCGGAGTCGTCTTTGGACCGACCCTACAGACTGCCTGCACCGGAGCGATCTGTTTCGATACGCATACCGCTCAGGTGGCGATGGCGGGAGTCGGTGCCGCTGGGGCTTGGGCGCTCGGGCAAACGTATGGGCTCCAACCGGTCGGGTTCGGGATTCTTGCACTCGGGGGTCTCTTCGGCGGGATTGTGATCCCGATCGACCTGGGACTACTCTCCAACCTCGTTGCGACAGCGCTGGGCGCAGGCGCGGTCGTGATCGCTATCGAGTACGGTAGTATCCACCGAGGAATGGTGTCCTTACACCGATGGCTGACGTAG
- a CDS encoding geranylgeranylglyceryl/heptaprenylglyceryl phosphate synthase, translated as MRYSIISRFYVEYTGKFGGTAAVNATATVLDETHLLYDGIDSTQKANTVPDSGTDAIVVGDCFHKDREAYCLTTRIDL; from the coding sequence TTGCGGTACTCTATAATTTCTCGTTTTTATGTTGAGTACACGGGGAAATTTGGAGGTACAGCTGCTGTAAACGCAACGGCGACAGTTCTCGATGAGACGCACTTGCTATATGATGGGATCGATTCGACGCAGAAAGCGAATACCGTTCCCGATTCGGGTACTGACGCAATCGTTGTCGGCGATTGCTTTCACAAGGATCGCGAAGCGTACTGTCTGACGACTCGTATCGATCTGTGA
- a CDS encoding DUF1931 domain-containing protein, whose protein sequence is MADLIVQSAVKEALDDHNVSSGFYETLDEEVEELLEDAAQRAEDNDRKTAQSRDL, encoded by the coding sequence ATGGCAGACCTCATCGTTCAGTCGGCGGTCAAGGAGGCGCTCGATGACCACAATGTTTCGTCGGGTTTCTACGAGACACTCGACGAGGAAGTCGAGGAATTACTCGAGGATGCAGCTCAACGCGCTGAAGATAACGACCGCAAGACTGCTCAGTCCCGCGACCTCTGA
- a CDS encoding universal stress protein — translation MANSILVPINGIPPTIAALNHVLTLEGSHEITVLQVCPIVERDDSIRQTVIPDAIEEQREASRQTAERVFSKATDYAADHDVILKTAIDSGHPAERISAYADANDITRIVIGTQEQSLLSRILRGSLPDGIMKRSSVPVTTIQTPTDESSRKPNDTDQDRPLTLSRGIN, via the coding sequence ATGGCCAACTCTATTCTCGTTCCGATCAACGGTATCCCACCCACGATTGCAGCTCTCAATCACGTACTCACGCTTGAAGGCTCGCATGAAATCACGGTCCTCCAGGTCTGCCCGATCGTTGAACGAGACGATAGCATTCGCCAGACAGTCATTCCGGACGCAATCGAGGAGCAACGAGAGGCCAGCAGACAGACCGCAGAACGAGTCTTCTCAAAAGCCACGGACTATGCCGCTGACCACGACGTGATACTCAAGACAGCGATCGATTCAGGCCACCCTGCTGAACGAATCAGCGCATATGCCGATGCCAACGATATCACTCGCATCGTCATCGGAACGCAAGAACAGTCGCTTCTCTCACGCATTTTGCGCGGGAGCCTCCCGGACGGGATCATGAAGCGGTCATCGGTTCCAGTAACAACGATTCAGACCCCGACGGATGAATCCTCTCGAAAACCTAATGACACTGATCAGGATCGACCGCTCACACTCTCACGTGGGATAAATTAA